One Aegilops tauschii subsp. strangulata cultivar AL8/78 chromosome 7, Aet v6.0, whole genome shotgun sequence genomic window carries:
- the LOC141027082 gene encoding uncharacterized protein — translation MLDELVSPVQSAFVSGRLISDNALIAFECFHAIKQEKDPERSFCAYKLDLSKAYDRVDWVFLERMMQQLGFSHRWVSWIMECVTSVRYNVKINGALSDSFAPSYGLRQGDPISPFLFLFVVDGLDALLKQEIEATRISPLRVCPQALGISHLLFADDTLLFFRANAVEAAHVRAVLERYAAATGQIVNPNECSIMFGPSCSEVNKQEVMHTLEVVNASFEEKYLGFPTPNGRLSKGKLKSVQQQLTKRIIQWGELMSQAGREVLIKAVAQALPTFLMSIFKFPRSTWDDLARMIRSYWWGAYRGKRKTHWKAWDHLLRPKAAGGMGFKDFRMFNQALLARKAWRLLVNPENRFVFGGTLGSLTPLVALQYRNKVDVDCEGCPRAVDLWQAMAQVWRIPDVKSIRNTGPEWFLNLIAECDEGDRLRVLMLMWRCWHVRNEIKHDKAPPPMEVSQRFLQSYVTSLLGIQQYPVGDWDKGKMVTQLEGAEQPISHVGVSWKSQRKWSPPPEGWAKLNVDGSFSHEDGSAGDGMILRGHDGAIIFSACRSLRSCPDPLHAELAGCTEGLGLALQWTELPIILECDSMQAVQMIKAKGPDRSQHAMVVSEVKSLMGTRECCVTHISREQNNVSHVLANFGRTENRTVVWLRSGPANVPSLCRDEFVCS, via the exons ATGCTGGATGAGCTTGTATCCCCGGTGCAGAGCGCCTTTGTATCAGGGAGGCTAATCAGCGACAACGCTTTAATTGCCTTTGAGTGTTTTCATGCAATAAAACAGGAAAAGGATCCAGAGCGGAGTTTTTGTGCGTACAAGTTGGACTTATCGAAGGCATATGACAGAGTAGACTGGGTGTTCCTGGAGCGAATGATGCAACAGTTGGGTTTCTCTCATCGGTGGGTGTCATGGATAATGGAGTGTGTCACCTCGGTGAGATATAATGTGAAAATCAATGGAGCCCTCTCGGATTCGTTTGCGCCGTCCTATGGGTTACGACAGGGAGACCCCATCTCGCCTTTCCTATTCCTTTTTGTCGTTGATGGTTTGGATGCTTTACTGAAACAGGAGATTGAAGCTACCCGTATCTCGCCGCTGCGTGTTTGCCCTCAAGCCCTGGGCATCTCCCACCTCTTATTCGCGGATGACACACTTTTGTTCTTCCGAGCTAATGCAGTGGAGGCTGCTCATGTGAGGGCCGTTCTTGAGAGGTATGCAGCAGCGACCGGCCAGATTGTAAACCCGAACGAGTGTTCCATTATGTTTGGGCCAAGCTGTTCGGAGGTGAACAAACAGGAGGTGATGCACACTTTGGAGGTTGTCAATGCGAGCTTTGAAGAGAAGTACCTTGGTTTTCCTACTCCAAATGGCCGGTTATCTAAAGGGAAATTGAAGAGCGTTCAACAGCAACTTACCAAGAGAATAATCCAATGGGGGGAGCTCATGTCTCAGGCGGGAAGAGAGGTCCTTATAAAGGCCGTAGCACAAGCCCTTCCGACGTTCCTTATGAGCATTTTCAAGTTCCCAAGAAGCACATGGGATGACCTTGCACGCATGATCCGTAGCTACTGGTGGGGCGCATACAGAGGGAAGAGGAAGACGCACTGGAAGGCTTGGGATCACTTGTTGCGGCCAAAAGCTGCTGGTGGGATGGGTTTCAAGGATTTTAGGATGTTCAATCAAGCCTTGTTGGCAAGGAAAGCTTGGAGATTGCTGGTCAACCCTGAGA ATCGGTTCGTATTTGGAGGGACCCTTGGATCCCTCACCCCACTGGTCGCCCTCCAATATCGCAACAAGGTAGATGTAGACTGCGAAGG GTGCCCAAGAGCTGTTGATCTGTGGCAAGCCATGGCGCAAGTTTGGCGAATACCTGATGTTAAATCAATCCGCAATACAGGACCGGAGTGGTTCCTGAATCTCATCGCGGAGTGTGACGAGGGTGACCGCCTCAGAGTCCTCATGCTTATGTGGAGATGTTGGCACGTGCGTAACGAGATCAAACATGACAAGGCACCGCCACCCATGGAGGTGTCCCAACGGTTCCTTCAAAGCTACGTCACCTCACTGTTGGGGATCCAACAATACCCGGTCGGGGACTGGGACAAAGGAAAGATGGTCACTCAACTAGAGGGAGCGGAGCAGCCAATATCGCATGTGGGCGTAAGCTGGAAGTCTCAGCGCAAGTGGAGCCCGCCTCCGGAAGGTTGGGCGAAGCTCAACGTGGATGGGTCATTCTCACACGAGGATGGAAGCGCCGGTGACGGCATGATCTTGCGCGGGCACGACGGTGCCATCATTTTCTCTGCATGCCGTTCGCTTCGGTCATGCCCGGACCCATTGCACGCTGAGTTGGCCGGGTGCACGGAGGGACTCGGCCTAGCTTTGCAGTGGACGGAGTTGCCGATTATCCTGGAGTGTGACAGTATGCAGGCCGTGCAGATGATCAAGGCAAAAGGACCGGATCGTTCCCAGCATGCGATGGTGGTCTCAGAAGTAAAGAGTCTTATGGGTACAAGGGAGTGTTGTGTTACTCACATCTctagagagcaaaataatgttaGTCATGTGTTAGCAAACTTCGGTCGAACGGAGAACCGTACTGTGGTCTGGCTCCGCTCTGGACCTGCTAATGTTCCTAGTCTGTGTAGGGATGAATTCGTGTGCTCTTGA
- the LOC109736797 gene encoding uncharacterized protein has translation MRMHVFNRIREGVVAHDPYFDCKEDTLGKLGFSSYQKCTVAIRMLAYGIPGDLVDEYVRMSESTCLLSLYSFCMAVVEVFGPEYLREPNSTDTERLLAINVERGFPGMLGSIVGQYKGHVKGATLILEAVASQDLWIWDSFFGMAGSHNNISILQQSPVFARLAEGHSPEVNFEVKSHHYNKGCYLADGIFPQWSTLVKTIPNPQGEKRQRFAQMQESARKDVESAFGVLHSRQGIVCNPALTWSTKKLWEVMTVCVIMHNMIVEDERDDSIYDQGFDFQGENPEPEHPLPANFEQFVEFH, from the exons ATGAGAATGCATGTGTTCAATCGTATTCGCGAGGGAGTGGTCGCGCATGACCCATACTTTGACTGCAAAGAGGATACCCTAGGCAAGCTTGGTTTCTCTTCATACCAGAAATGCACTGTGGCTATCCGCATGCTTGCATATGGAATTCCTGGTGATCTTGTGGATGAGTATGTTCGTATGAGTGAGTCCACATGTCTCCTCTCATTGTATAGTTTTTGCATGGCCGTGGTGGAAGTGTTCGGCCCGGAGTACCTCAGAGAGCCAAATTCCACTGATACAGAGAGGTTGTTGGCGATCAATGTCGAGAGGGGCTTTCCGGGCATGCTTGGTAGTATAGTT gggcaGTACAAGGGGCATGTGAAAGGTGCCACTCTTATACTAGAAGCTGTGGCTTCACAAGATCTCTGGATATGGGATTCTTTCTTTGGCATGGCTGGTTCTCATAATAATATTAGTATTCTTCAGCAGTCTCCGGTATTTGCAAGGCTTGCGGAAGGGCACTCCCCGGAGGTCAACTTTGAGGTCAAAAGCCACCATTACAACAAGGGATGTtacctagctgatggcatctTTCCTCAGTGGTCCACTCTTGTGAAGACCATACCCAATCCGCAAGGAGAGAAGAGACAGAGGTTTGCCCAAatgcaagagagtgctaggaaggatgtggaGAGTGCTTTCGGTGTGCTTCACTCTCGGCAGGGTATCGTTTGTAACCCTGCATTGACATGGAGCACGAAGAAGctttgggaggtgatgactgtttgtgtgatcatgcacaacatgatcgtggAGGATGAGCGCGATGATAGCATCTACGACCAAGGGTTTGATTTCCAGGGTGAAAATCCTGAGCCTGAGCATCCACTTCCTGCAAACTTTGAACAATTTGTCGAGTTCCATTAG